Proteins encoded within one genomic window of Dyadobacter chenhuakuii:
- a CDS encoding pseudouridine synthase, with the protein MFRYFFIYKPFGMLSQFSREGDHPTLADLDFEFPKDIYPVGRLDADSEGLLLLTNDNFLKTKVLDPKNKHSKTYYAQVEGTITEEACARLRDGVQISINGKKHLTLPAKISPIDEPTLPERNPPIRFRQNIPVSWVSISIGEGKNRQVRRMTAAAGFPTLRLVRWSIGKISLADKTGEFPKPGDVWEVTAKDVRRVYD; encoded by the coding sequence TTGTTTCGTTACTTCTTCATTTACAAGCCATTCGGAATGCTTTCACAATTTTCTCGTGAAGGCGATCATCCTACGCTTGCGGATCTTGATTTTGAGTTTCCCAAAGACATTTACCCTGTTGGGCGGTTGGATGCGGATAGTGAAGGATTGCTGCTGCTTACCAATGATAATTTTCTGAAAACAAAGGTTTTGGATCCAAAAAACAAACATTCCAAAACGTATTATGCGCAGGTTGAAGGCACTATTACTGAGGAGGCATGCGCAAGGCTCCGCGACGGCGTGCAAATCTCGATTAACGGAAAAAAGCACTTAACGCTCCCTGCGAAAATCTCGCCGATTGACGAACCAACATTACCTGAACGCAATCCACCCATCCGTTTCCGCCAGAACATTCCTGTTTCCTGGGTTTCCATTTCCATAGGCGAGGGCAAAAACAGGCAAGTAAGACGCATGACCGCCGCGGCCGGTTTTCCAACATTGCGGCTCGTGCGCTGGTCAATTGGAAAAATTTCTCTCGCTGATAAAACGGGTGAATTTCCTAAACCAGGGGACGTGTGGGAAGTTACGGCCAAAGACGTGCGCCGCGTATACGATTGA
- a CDS encoding RNA recognition motif domain-containing protein, giving the protein MDIFVGSLSFKLKESELREAFEKFGTVSSAKIIIDKITRQSKGFGFVEMPDEEEARLAINNLNGADMYGRPLVVNESQKKEARGDAGAPRREGGFNRTPRPDGGSSDRPSSVPGSGSSTGGGYSGGGGFSGGGGYSGGGGYSGGDRSSGGGSNDRYRSSDRGHSGGGYGDKGGFGGKSRSDDRFGKGGGDYKKGGGGSKNYTRNIGDDDDDD; this is encoded by the coding sequence ATGGACATTTTTGTTGGGAGTCTTTCTTTTAAATTGAAGGAAAGCGAATTGCGTGAAGCTTTCGAAAAATTTGGAACAGTGAGCTCCGCGAAAATTATCATTGACAAGATTACACGTCAGAGCAAGGGTTTCGGCTTTGTCGAAATGCCGGATGAAGAAGAGGCAAGGTTGGCGATCAACAATTTGAACGGAGCCGATATGTACGGAAGGCCGTTGGTTGTAAATGAATCGCAGAAGAAAGAAGCAAGAGGAGACGCAGGCGCGCCAAGGAGAGAAGGCGGTTTCAACAGAACGCCACGTCCTGACGGCGGCAGTTCCGACAGACCAAGCAGCGTACCTGGAAGCGGAAGCAGCACAGGCGGCGGATACAGCGGAGGCGGTGGTTTCAGCGGTGGAGGCGGTTACAGTGGCGGTGGAGGCTATTCCGGAGGCGACAGAAGCTCAGGCGGCGGAAGCAACGACCGATACAGAAGCAGCGACCGTGGACACAGTGGCGGCGGATATGGTGATAAAGGTGGATTCGGAGGCAAATCAAGATCTGACGACCGGTTTGGAAAAGGCGGAGGAGATTATAAAAAAGGCGGAGGCGGATCCAAAAACTACACCCGCAACATTGGCGATGACGATGATGATGATTGA
- a CDS encoding MFS transporter yields the protein MKNTTRFQLMAMMFLLYFIWGSWYGQMSKYLFTALGATGAQVGNAYAAFSIAQIIAPFFVGMIADRYFAAQKVLGVLSLAGAALLFVLTGVDDPDNFFWIILAYCISFAPMMSLTTSIAMQQVTNSEKDFPAIRVMGTVSWIVVSNIIGYYGFGDDVMIFKISMVASAFLGVYSFFLPDTPPKPSTKTSFSDILGLDAFTLFKDRSFAIFFISSLLICIPLSFYYAMANPSLTDSGMTNVENKMSLGQASEVVFMLLIPLAFSRLGVKWMLVVGLIAWIIRFIGFGYGDASSEWLLYMAIILHGVCYDFFFVTGQIYTDSKAGEKYRSSAQGLISIATYGIGMGIGSWLAGIVADMYTVNGVKDWTSIWMVPAGIAAVVLVLFVLFFKDNKVKATA from the coding sequence ATGAAAAACACAACGCGTTTTCAGTTGATGGCCATGATGTTCCTCCTCTATTTTATCTGGGGATCGTGGTACGGTCAAATGAGTAAATATTTATTCACGGCACTGGGCGCAACCGGCGCGCAAGTCGGGAATGCCTATGCGGCCTTTTCCATCGCGCAGATCATCGCTCCGTTCTTTGTCGGAATGATCGCCGACCGTTATTTTGCCGCTCAAAAAGTGCTGGGCGTGTTGAGCCTTGCAGGTGCCGCATTGCTTTTCGTCCTCACAGGCGTTGACGATCCGGACAACTTCTTCTGGATCATCCTGGCTTACTGTATCTCATTTGCACCGATGATGTCGCTGACGACTTCGATCGCAATGCAGCAGGTCACCAATTCAGAAAAAGATTTCCCTGCCATACGCGTAATGGGAACGGTTTCCTGGATTGTCGTTTCCAACATTATCGGTTATTATGGCTTTGGAGATGATGTAATGATCTTTAAGATTTCAATGGTTGCTTCGGCGTTTTTGGGCGTTTATTCATTCTTTTTGCCAGACACCCCGCCGAAACCAAGCACCAAAACTTCATTCTCGGACATTTTGGGATTGGATGCCTTTACGCTTTTCAAAGACCGCTCATTCGCCATCTTTTTCATCTCTTCGCTGCTGATCTGCATTCCGTTGTCCTTCTATTACGCCATGGCCAATCCGTCGCTGACAGACTCAGGAATGACCAATGTGGAGAACAAAATGTCACTTGGACAGGCTTCCGAAGTGGTTTTCATGCTTTTAATTCCCCTTGCATTCAGCCGCTTAGGCGTTAAATGGATGCTGGTTGTTGGGTTGATTGCCTGGATTATCCGCTTTATCGGCTTTGGTTACGGCGATGCTTCCAGCGAATGGCTGCTTTATATGGCCATCATTTTGCACGGCGTTTGCTATGACTTCTTCTTCGTTACCGGACAAATCTACACAGACAGCAAAGCAGGCGAAAAATATCGTTCATCTGCGCAGGGACTTATCTCCATCGCGACTTACGGGATTGGAATGGGCATCGGTTCGTGGCTTGCGGGCATCGTTGCCGATATGTACACGGTGAATGGTGTGAAAGACTGGACAAGCATCTGGATGGTGCCAGCTGGCATTGCAGCCGTTGTTTTGGTTCTATTTGTGCTTTTCTTTAAAGATAATAAGGTAAAGGCGACAGCATAA
- a CDS encoding glycosyltransferase family 39 protein, with protein sequence MRILVDNPYLFQYFSLVIILLILFGISFYRGQVTLRKWSGIGLIITPVVYFYLILEAYTLNIPYTDDFNLLETIHNFHVANGFVGKIEVLFEQVNQHRFAFERIVMLIMYFFTGTVNVKTQILLGNLALLGIFYLLFLSFKKEQVSWYYFIPVPYVLFNLVYFENAVWGIAAIQNTPLIFFALLSAYGIARNDQKGWYLGIAAALLTTFTSGSGILTWIIGALILGLQRRFRLLFIWLAVAVAIVLFYFLFDYQVIPSHTGSVWPHPIFNLIFVFAFWGNALYMDVIHPVINTFYADMVWCVLLGAGMLLVFCIWVLRLLLNKKPLWSDWFLWGAMMFAMGTGAMFVISRPINTYVMYGGNIFSRRYMIFGVALLVTVYICVLILVKNFKNLRHIAVLLGLVCFVSLNFVSYYMSVASIRRFHEDLVIDSFYWKNHKTFLTTGDNFGDIPFWNHPTRMSNLIDTLNANNLLNFDQYKDFPSHQQLIAETGQKTDRYRGKVEVKVSYLNDGNNIPVKFLRIQANDNGSGNPVYFALASENRTLLLPALPVPNSPAQFLKKQTYYGSEYQYSLYRTKLPAGLFEVWMVEKDAAALGKWKSYFTGKSISLCETKIHK encoded by the coding sequence TTGAGAATACTTGTAGACAACCCTTATCTCTTTCAATATTTCAGCCTGGTCATTATTCTGCTTATTTTGTTTGGAATAAGCTTTTACAGAGGCCAGGTTACATTGCGAAAATGGTCGGGAATAGGCCTGATCATTACACCGGTTGTCTATTTTTATCTTATTCTGGAAGCCTACACATTGAATATTCCTTATACGGATGACTTCAATCTGCTGGAAACGATCCATAATTTTCATGTTGCTAATGGTTTTGTAGGCAAGATCGAAGTGCTTTTCGAGCAGGTCAATCAGCACCGTTTTGCATTTGAAAGGATTGTGATGCTGATCATGTACTTTTTCACGGGTACGGTCAATGTCAAAACTCAAATACTGCTCGGTAACCTCGCGTTGCTGGGCATTTTTTATTTGCTTTTCCTGTCATTCAAAAAAGAGCAGGTTTCCTGGTATTACTTCATTCCCGTTCCTTACGTGCTTTTCAATCTGGTTTATTTTGAAAACGCCGTTTGGGGAATCGCCGCAATCCAGAATACGCCCTTAATCTTTTTCGCATTGCTTTCCGCTTATGGAATTGCAAGGAATGATCAGAAAGGCTGGTATTTAGGGATCGCAGCTGCGCTTTTAACCACATTTACAAGCGGAAGCGGCATCCTCACCTGGATCATCGGCGCCCTGATCCTGGGATTACAGAGAAGATTCAGGCTGCTTTTTATCTGGCTTGCCGTCGCGGTGGCCATTGTGCTTTTTTACTTTTTGTTTGATTACCAGGTTATTCCATCACACACCGGCTCCGTTTGGCCACATCCGATTTTTAACCTCATTTTTGTGTTTGCCTTCTGGGGCAACGCGCTTTACATGGACGTTATACATCCGGTTATCAACACGTTTTACGCCGATATGGTCTGGTGCGTGTTACTGGGAGCGGGCATGTTGCTTGTTTTTTGCATTTGGGTGTTGCGACTTTTGCTAAATAAAAAACCGCTCTGGAGCGATTGGTTTTTGTGGGGTGCAATGATGTTCGCCATGGGAACAGGTGCAATGTTCGTGATCAGCAGGCCTATCAACACGTATGTGATGTATGGCGGCAATATATTTTCCCGGCGTTACATGATTTTCGGGGTTGCGTTGCTGGTAACGGTGTATATATGTGTTTTGATTTTGGTCAAAAATTTCAAAAACCTCAGGCACATTGCCGTATTACTTGGTTTGGTTTGCTTTGTATCGTTGAATTTTGTGAGTTATTATATGTCGGTTGCCAGTATCCGACGGTTCCACGAGGATCTTGTGATCGACAGTTTTTACTGGAAAAACCACAAAACCTTCCTGACAACGGGTGACAATTTCGGGGACATTCCATTCTGGAACCATCCCACGAGAATGAGCAATCTGATCGATACATTAAATGCCAATAATCTGCTCAATTTTGATCAATATAAGGACTTTCCATCCCACCAGCAGTTGATTGCTGAAACCGGACAAAAAACGGATCGTTACAGGGGAAAAGTGGAGGTTAAGGTCAGTTATTTGAATGATGGCAATAACATTCCGGTCAAATTCCTGCGTATTCAGGCAAACGATAATGGGAGTGGAAATCCCGTCTATTTTGCTCTGGCTTCCGAAAACCGCACCCTGCTCTTACCCGCACTTCCCGTGCCGAATTCCCCTGCTCAATTTTTGAAAAAACAAACTTACTACGGATCTGAATATCAATACTCGCTATACCGGACAAAGCTTCCGGCAGGTTTATTTGAAGTTTGGATGGTGGAAAAAGATGCTGCTGCACTTGGAAAATGGAAATCCTACTTTACTGGAAAAAGCATTTCTTTGTGCGAAACCAAAATTCATAAATAG
- a CDS encoding RES family NAD+ phosphorylase: MLVYRVGRTKYAHDLEGEGARLYGGRWNHKLTPCIYTSASRALALLEYTANINIDDIPRALSITTFELQPLDIHEIQIPDLPGNWRDAPAPASTKDFGTTLLRKASHAFLQIPSAILPDEFNYLLNPLFNHPDAFRILEIKDFVYDLRIKL, translated from the coding sequence ATGCTCGTTTACAGAGTAGGACGCACAAAATACGCACACGATTTGGAAGGAGAAGGCGCCCGGCTTTACGGCGGACGCTGGAATCACAAACTGACACCATGCATTTACACTTCGGCCAGCCGCGCGCTGGCATTGCTGGAATACACCGCCAACATTAACATTGATGATATCCCAAGGGCGCTGAGCATCACCACATTTGAACTCCAACCGCTTGACATTCACGAAATTCAGATCCCTGATCTTCCCGGCAACTGGCGTGACGCTCCGGCACCGGCTTCTACGAAAGATTTTGGAACAACATTATTAAGAAAAGCATCGCACGCATTCCTGCAAATTCCCTCTGCGATCCTGCCGGACGAATTTAATTATCTTCTCAATCCTTTGTTCAACCACCCGGATGCTTTTCGGATTCTGGAAATCAAAGACTTTGTTTATGATTTGCGGATTAAATTATAA
- the mutS gene encoding DNA mismatch repair protein MutS yields MAKAQKETPLNKQYNEIKAKYPGALLLFRVGDFYETFGEDAIRASKILGIVLTRRNNGGAHEELAGFPHHSLDNYLPKLVRAGERVAICDQLEDPAAAKGIVKRGVTELVTPGVSLNDNVLDTRKNNYLAAVHIGPDNIYGLAFLDISTGEFMTAQGNAAYIDKMLQGFSPAEVLFCKRHKQEFNQLFGGKYHSFQLDDWCFGYEYGYEQLIGHFQTTTLKGFGIEALPMGIIAAGVILHYLRETEHKEVGHIGRITRLEEEKYVWLDRFTVRNLELVYPQQEGGVPLIQILDQTVTPMGARLLRKWIVLPLKDKLAIEDRLNTVEHFLENEDLHDAIIGHLKQIGDLERLISKVAVKRINPRELVQLKKSLKQIGPVKELISGIINQEEEKSKKAGKKELSTQAVEILKKYADQLNPCSFLVDKIENEIREDAPLLTNNGRIVKSGVDPELDELHAISYEGKDFLIKLQNREIERTGIGSLKIAYNKVFGYYLEVTHAHQNKVPADWIRKQTLVNAERYITPELKEYEEKILNAEDKISAIEYRIFSELMSMAAEYVGTVQQNALVISTLDALSSFATVARKNKYTKPVMSEGNELDIKDGRHPVIEQQLPVGESYVPNDLFLDDVSQQIIIITGPNMAGKSALLRQTALIVLMAQMGCYVPAKSANIGIVDKIFTRVGASDNLSRGESTFMVEMTETASILNNLSDRSLVLMDEIGRGTSTYDGVSIAWAIAEYLHNQADCKPKTLFATHYHELNQLTEDFPRIKNFNVAVKEVDNKVIFLRKLKPGGSAHSFGIHVAQIAGMPQLIVLRASEIMHHLEKDHVTHEHKKRVKEIPKNNFQLSIFEPADPRMEELKEKLSLVDVNTLSPIEALLKLNEFQKIVKK; encoded by the coding sequence TTGGCAAAGGCACAAAAAGAAACTCCGCTTAATAAACAATACAACGAGATCAAGGCCAAGTACCCGGGCGCGCTGCTGCTGTTTCGCGTGGGGGATTTTTACGAAACCTTCGGAGAAGACGCCATTCGTGCCTCTAAAATTCTGGGCATCGTGCTTACCCGCCGGAACAATGGCGGTGCGCACGAAGAACTGGCGGGATTTCCACACCATTCCCTTGATAATTATCTTCCCAAGCTGGTCCGTGCGGGCGAGCGCGTGGCGATTTGCGATCAGCTTGAAGATCCTGCCGCAGCCAAAGGCATTGTAAAAAGAGGCGTTACCGAGCTGGTTACACCCGGCGTTTCGCTGAATGATAATGTGCTCGACACCCGTAAAAACAACTATCTGGCAGCTGTCCACATTGGACCCGACAACATTTACGGACTTGCTTTCCTGGACATTTCTACGGGGGAATTTATGACGGCCCAGGGCAATGCGGCTTACATTGATAAAATGTTACAGGGTTTCAGCCCCGCCGAAGTGCTATTTTGCAAAAGACACAAACAGGAATTTAATCAGCTTTTCGGAGGGAAATACCACTCTTTCCAACTGGACGACTGGTGCTTTGGCTACGAATATGGCTATGAGCAGCTGATCGGGCATTTTCAGACAACGACATTAAAAGGTTTCGGAATTGAAGCGCTGCCGATGGGGATCATTGCAGCGGGCGTGATCCTGCATTATCTGCGCGAAACGGAGCATAAGGAAGTGGGCCACATTGGCCGTATTACGCGTTTGGAGGAGGAGAAATACGTCTGGCTCGATCGCTTTACTGTTCGTAATCTCGAACTCGTTTACCCGCAACAGGAAGGTGGCGTGCCATTGATACAAATTCTGGATCAGACCGTGACGCCTATGGGTGCGCGTTTGCTTCGGAAATGGATTGTTTTGCCATTAAAAGACAAGCTGGCTATCGAAGACCGGTTGAATACGGTCGAGCATTTTCTTGAAAATGAAGACCTTCATGATGCGATTATAGGGCATTTGAAGCAAATAGGGGATTTGGAAAGACTTATTTCCAAAGTTGCCGTGAAGCGAATCAATCCCCGTGAATTAGTGCAGCTGAAAAAGTCGTTAAAACAAATCGGTCCGGTTAAGGAGCTGATTTCCGGCATTATTAACCAGGAAGAAGAAAAATCCAAGAAGGCAGGGAAGAAGGAACTTTCTACGCAGGCCGTTGAGATATTGAAGAAATATGCGGATCAGCTTAATCCTTGCAGTTTTTTGGTTGATAAAATTGAAAATGAAATCCGTGAAGACGCCCCTCTGCTGACAAACAATGGCCGCATTGTGAAAAGTGGCGTTGATCCTGAGCTCGACGAGTTGCATGCCATTTCGTACGAGGGGAAGGATTTTTTAATCAAACTGCAAAACAGGGAAATAGAGCGCACGGGCATCGGGTCACTCAAAATCGCTTATAACAAGGTTTTTGGGTATTATCTGGAAGTCACGCACGCACATCAAAATAAAGTCCCGGCCGATTGGATCAGAAAACAAACGCTGGTAAATGCCGAGCGATACATTACGCCCGAGCTCAAAGAATACGAGGAGAAAATCCTGAATGCCGAGGATAAAATTTCAGCGATCGAATACCGGATTTTCAGCGAATTAATGTCTATGGCAGCTGAATATGTGGGCACGGTGCAGCAGAATGCATTGGTGATATCCACGCTTGATGCGCTAAGTTCATTCGCTACGGTTGCGCGAAAAAATAAATACACAAAACCCGTCATGAGCGAAGGCAACGAGCTGGATATCAAGGATGGACGGCATCCCGTTATCGAGCAGCAACTTCCCGTGGGAGAAAGTTATGTGCCGAATGACCTGTTTTTGGATGATGTTTCACAACAAATCATCATCATTACTGGTCCTAACATGGCCGGGAAATCTGCCTTGCTGAGGCAAACCGCATTAATCGTGCTCATGGCACAAATGGGTTGCTATGTGCCCGCCAAATCCGCAAACATTGGAATAGTAGATAAAATCTTCACCCGGGTAGGAGCGAGCGACAACCTGAGCCGCGGTGAAAGTACATTCATGGTTGAAATGACCGAAACAGCCAGCATTCTCAATAACCTGAGCGACCGGAGTTTGGTGCTAATGGACGAGATCGGACGAGGAACAAGCACTTATGACGGCGTTTCCATTGCCTGGGCAATAGCAGAATATCTCCATAATCAGGCTGATTGCAAGCCAAAAACATTATTTGCAACACATTACCACGAGTTAAATCAGCTTACCGAAGATTTTCCACGCATTAAGAACTTCAACGTGGCGGTGAAGGAAGTGGATAACAAAGTGATTTTCCTTCGCAAATTGAAACCGGGCGGAAGCGCGCATAGTTTTGGGATCCACGTGGCTCAGATCGCGGGCATGCCGCAGCTGATCGTGTTGCGCGCAAGTGAGATCATGCATCATTTGGAGAAAGATCACGTCACACATGAGCACAAAAAGCGGGTGAAGGAAATTCCTAAAAACAACTTCCAGTTAAGCATTTTTGAACCAGCCGATCCGCGAATGGAAGAGTTAAAAGAAAAACTATCGCTGGTGGATGTGAACACATTATCGCCCATCGAGGCGCTTTTGAAACTGAATGAATTCCAGAAAATCGTTAAAAAGTAA
- a CDS encoding exodeoxyribonuclease III codes for MKILTYNLNGIRAALRNGLVEWLSTVSADVLCFQEVKATPDVVDLSGLESLGYELIGWHAAEKKGYSGVAMFSKIQPDMVSAGCAIPAYDAEGRILRADFGDITVLNCYFPSGTSGEIRQGVKIQFLGDFFDWVTELRKERPNLIICGDYNIAHNEIDIHDPVRNKKMSGFLPEEREWMTKWFSNGYTDAFRFKNPELREYSWWTYRAGARGNNKGWRIDYISVADSLKDGIISSRQINDAVHSDHCPVWLEIESPYSRTDS; via the coding sequence ATGAAAATACTTACTTACAATCTCAACGGGATTCGTGCCGCATTGCGGAATGGTCTGGTTGAATGGCTAAGCACGGTTTCTGCTGACGTTTTGTGTTTCCAGGAAGTGAAAGCCACGCCCGATGTGGTGGATTTGTCTGGCCTGGAATCGCTTGGTTATGAACTCATTGGCTGGCATGCGGCAGAGAAAAAAGGTTATAGCGGAGTTGCGATGTTTTCCAAAATCCAGCCCGATATGGTTTCCGCAGGTTGCGCCATTCCAGCTTATGATGCAGAAGGCCGGATTTTGCGTGCGGATTTTGGAGATATCACTGTTTTGAACTGCTACTTTCCTTCGGGAACAAGCGGAGAAATTCGCCAAGGCGTGAAAATTCAGTTTTTGGGTGACTTCTTTGATTGGGTTACCGAACTAAGAAAAGAACGCCCTAACCTCATCATTTGCGGAGACTACAACATTGCGCATAACGAAATCGACATTCACGATCCGGTTAGGAATAAGAAAATGTCCGGCTTCCTTCCCGAGGAGCGGGAATGGATGACGAAATGGTTCAGTAACGGCTACACCGACGCATTCCGTTTCAAAAATCCGGAGCTGCGCGAATATTCCTGGTGGACTTACCGCGCAGGCGCCCGGGGCAACAACAAAGGCTGGCGCATCGACTACATTTCTGTTGCCGATAGTTTGAAAGATGGCATCATTTCCAGCCGGCAAATAAATGACGCCGTCCACTCGGACCATTGTCCGGTGTGGTTAGAAATTGAATCGCCATATTCGCGCACCGACTCATAA
- the parS gene encoding type II RES/Xre toxin-antitoxin system antitoxin, whose translation MKQRGKKPYSTLNETEPKTLNEPMGAVGYGSAPASMIFNTPARKPESKMTAIEKMYFVKQGISKADLEGFKDRIGMDYDQLAATLSVARATLINKKGSEKFNPTVSEKIVGLADIYSYGYEVFEDVDRFNRWIFSPNRALGGEAPYDLLDNQYGREEVKNIIGRIDYGVYS comes from the coding sequence ATGAAGCAGCGCGGAAAGAAGCCTTACTCAACATTGAATGAAACGGAACCTAAGACTTTGAACGAGCCTATGGGCGCGGTCGGTTATGGCTCCGCACCGGCAAGTATGATATTTAATACCCCGGCACGAAAACCTGAAAGTAAAATGACGGCAATCGAGAAAATGTATTTTGTGAAGCAAGGGATCAGCAAAGCGGACCTGGAAGGCTTTAAAGATCGGATTGGCATGGACTATGACCAGCTGGCCGCGACACTTTCCGTGGCGCGAGCAACGCTGATTAATAAGAAGGGTTCTGAGAAATTTAATCCTACGGTGAGTGAGAAGATCGTCGGGCTGGCGGATATATATTCTTATGGCTACGAGGTCTTCGAGGATGTGGACCGTTTTAACCGATGGATCTTTAGTCCTAACCGGGCATTGGGCGGAGAGGCTCCTTATGATCTTTTGGATAACCAATATGGCCGTGAAGAAGTCAAAAACATTATCGGGCGCATCGATTATGGCGTTTATTCTTAA
- a CDS encoding Uma2 family endonuclease encodes MDMPMPVTMKMGDLMSEEEFFQFCQMNDTLEFERDSQGNIILMSPTGIFTGEFNSQVLIELGIWNRENHLGKVFDSSTGFTLPNGAVRSPDVSFVTSEKWDALSKDELETFGHVCPDFVVEIRSKSDGLRYLQDKMKEFIANGTKLGWLIDRFDNKIHIYKADQSIIIHDTLDVTLSGQDILPGFSLNPGALLK; translated from the coding sequence ATGGACATGCCAATGCCGGTAACTATGAAGATGGGCGACCTGATGAGTGAAGAAGAATTCTTCCAGTTTTGCCAAATGAACGACACACTAGAGTTCGAAAGGGACTCGCAAGGAAATATTATACTTATGTCTCCAACCGGAATATTTACAGGTGAATTCAATTCCCAGGTTTTAATCGAACTGGGGATCTGGAATAGAGAAAATCATTTAGGCAAAGTTTTCGATTCGTCTACTGGTTTTACATTACCTAATGGCGCAGTACGATCGCCGGATGTTTCATTCGTGACAAGCGAAAAATGGGACGCACTTTCCAAAGACGAGCTGGAAACTTTTGGTCATGTTTGTCCTGACTTCGTAGTTGAAATCCGATCTAAGTCTGATGGCTTGCGTTATTTACAGGATAAAATGAAAGAGTTTATCGCCAATGGCACCAAGCTTGGCTGGCTGATCGATCGGTTTGATAACAAAATTCATATTTACAAAGCTGATCAATCTATTATCATTCATGATACATTAGATGTGACGCTTTCAGGACAAGATATTTTGCCCGGTTTTTCTCTAAATCCAGGCGCGCTTCTAAAATAA
- a CDS encoding SMP-30/gluconolactonase/LRE family protein, which yields MKTSHIFLAASLLLSSAAANAQHSLTQLWASEATLPVPESVFYSAKNKILYVALIDGKPGEKDGKGGIAKVGLDGKIVAKDWITGLHAPKGMGVMGDKLYVADVTDLVEIDLKSGKILKKHAVEGSVFLNDVTIDAEGNIYVSDSSTKKVHLIKDGKVSTFLEGLNGPNGVLAVGSDLLVADAGTLKKVSSTKEISVLAEGMDKSTDGIEQVVPGEYIVSCWAGVVYYVKSDGTKQELLNTSADKTNSADIGYDSVKKIVYVPTFGKNSVVAYQLK from the coding sequence ATGAAAACCAGTCACATCTTCCTTGCTGCATCCCTGTTACTTTCGTCGGCTGCTGCAAATGCACAGCATTCCCTGACACAGCTTTGGGCTTCGGAAGCCACATTGCCTGTTCCTGAGTCTGTATTTTACAGTGCTAAAAACAAAATTTTATATGTAGCGCTCATTGACGGAAAGCCTGGTGAGAAAGATGGTAAAGGCGGGATTGCGAAAGTAGGATTGGATGGAAAAATCGTTGCAAAAGATTGGATAACAGGACTGCACGCGCCAAAAGGCATGGGCGTTATGGGCGACAAGCTTTACGTTGCCGACGTGACTGATTTGGTTGAAATTGATCTAAAATCAGGAAAAATCTTAAAGAAACATGCCGTTGAAGGTTCCGTATTCTTGAATGACGTTACCATCGATGCAGAAGGAAATATCTACGTTTCGGATTCCAGCACGAAAAAAGTGCATTTGATCAAAGACGGAAAGGTTTCGACCTTTCTTGAAGGCTTGAATGGCCCTAACGGCGTTTTGGCAGTTGGTTCGGACCTGCTGGTTGCTGATGCGGGAACATTGAAAAAAGTTAGCTCGACCAAAGAAATAAGCGTCTTGGCAGAAGGAATGGATAAAAGCACCGACGGAATCGAGCAGGTTGTGCCGGGTGAATACATTGTTTCGTGCTGGGCAGGTGTGGTTTACTACGTTAAATCTGACGGAACAAAGCAGGAATTGCTGAACACGAGCGCGGATAAAACGAATTCGGCTGACATTGGCTACGATTCGGTAAAGAAAATCGTTTATGTGCCGACTTTTGGCAAAAACAGTGTTGTAGCTTATCAGCTAAAATAA